A genome region from Desulfuromonadales bacterium includes the following:
- the prfB gene encoding peptide chain release factor 2 (programmed frameshift): MFREEKEVLNDLKSKLTELRGYLDIAAKKERVAELEAEIARPGFWDRGDQAQELLRERTSLQKLVDGWEESWQELEDLSVLAELGEEGEDEATLAEIRELLPALEQKVAKMEFARMLSGQHDASNAIVSINAGAGGTEAQDWAEMLLRMYLRFCEKRGFRAEITDYQPGEEAGVKGVTFTVEGDYAYGWLRAEIGIHRLVRISPFDSNARRHTSFCSVFVFPEISDEVEVEIDDKDLRVDTYRSSGAGGQHVNKTESAIRITHVPTGIVVACQNERSQHKNRATAMKQLKARLYELEMRKKEEEAATITGEKKEIGWGSQIRSYVLHPYRMVKDHRTGFEVGNTDAVLDGDLDGFIEAYLLSRA, encoded by the exons ATGTTTCGTGAAGAGAAGGAAGTGTTGAACGACCTGAAGAGTAAGCTCACTGAGCTGAGGGGGTATCTT GACATAGCCGCCAAGAAGGAGAGGGTGGCTGAATTGGAGGCGGAGATCGCCCGACCCGGCTTCTGGGACCGCGGTGACCAGGCCCAGGAGCTGCTGCGGGAGCGCACCTCTTTGCAGAAGCTGGTCGACGGGTGGGAGGAGTCCTGGCAGGAGTTGGAGGACCTCTCGGTTTTGGCCGAACTGGGTGAAGAGGGAGAGGACGAAGCGACTTTGGCGGAGATCCGCGAACTGCTGCCGGCGCTGGAACAGAAGGTGGCGAAGATGGAGTTCGCCCGCATGCTCTCCGGTCAGCATGACGCCAGTAATGCCATCGTCAGCATCAATGCCGGGGCCGGCGGTACCGAGGCGCAGGACTGGGCGGAGATGCTGCTTCGCATGTATCTGCGTTTCTGCGAGAAGAGGGGTTTCCGGGCCGAGATCACAGATTATCAGCCCGGCGAGGAGGCCGGGGTGAAGGGGGTTACCTTTACCGTCGAGGGCGACTACGCCTACGGCTGGCTGCGGGCCGAGATCGGCATCCACCGCCTGGTGCGCATCTCTCCCTTCGATTCCAACGCCCGCCGGCATACCTCCTTCTGCTCGGTCTTCGTCTTTCCAGAAATCTCTGACGAGGTGGAGGTGGAGATCGACGATAAGGACCTGCGCGTCGACACCTACCGCTCGAGCGGCGCCGGCGGCCAGCACGTCAACAAGACCGAATCGGCGATCCGCATCACCCATGTGCCGACCGGCATCGTCGTTGCCTGCCAGAACGAGCGTTCGCAGCACAAAAACCGGGCCACCGCCATGAAACAGCTCAAGGCCCGGCTCTATGAGCTGGAGATGCGCAAGAAAGAGGAAGAGGCAGCGACCATTACCGGAGAGAAGAAGGAGATCGGTTGGGGCAGCCAGATTCGTTCCTACGTGCTGCACCCCTACCGCATGGTCAAGGATCACCGCACCGGCTTCGAGGTGGGCAATACCGACGCCGTGCTCGACGGCGATCTGGACGGGTTTATTGAGGCCTATCTGCTCAGCCGCGCATAG